One window of Paenibacillus sp. FSL K6-3182 genomic DNA carries:
- a CDS encoding family 43 glycosylhydrolase: MRYFNLTQMRATKLVAFLVVCMVVMLSGCKSTPEEKAVVLLKEDAKLYTNSLKLEQEWEDYGIGDPFIMRYNGRFYLYCSTKDFRPGIKAWSSENLVDWKYEGLVTEDPITTGAYAPEVFYWNGSFYLYTSPAGQGHYVLQSDSPTGPFVVKTENLGNSIDGSVFIDDDGKWYFTNAGTQGIVAHEMPDPLTIDVGVTTNAFLGHWTEGSMIWKRNGLYYMTYTGNHVFSNGYRVNYAVSKDGPFGDYTIPANNPIVISVKDEFKGLGHSATVLGPNMDSYYLTYHNLVGHSSEGPPVRELNIDRLAYNGDKLVVFGPSHDHMQPAPAMPTLYSWLTDGISSEQWDESSSAAEQKVLSKLSTEDAFIAEYNFRLNLSNSAVDSGTIATVFSYTDEANYSAIKLWPGKHEIGYVTVQNGSEKQRAQALLPNEFDYLKLHTIRVEQRDDTVLVFFDGMKKIEEHTAKPSSGKIGYIANQLQPIYEYTAFTNEAGGSSDFESYKPVPGAIESVHYLKEADRGFHLEQKPSETSDFRKADGVPIRKLDDGSYSVSLLQGGDWLKYKLNVKDHAKYGIGLTLKKPEKDVVLEWSINGGEAVKTKIKTDDPAFVEGTAKLRIGTIEIAAGFHELKIELKAGPVEMHSFELFATDLLDKEQPFHSLSSQTGMGLFRQSEDDYSGSGIDDDMLFAGSDNWDNYELAFDVQLNAETDIGGVFVRASNESYHPAQVRDAVMGYYIGISSSQLTLNRMNYDSNLVASESAELETGKAYSFRVVAKDGNIKVFLGDGSTPVINYTDPYPFLHGKVGIRSERSTMLFNHLMINPLKK, translated from the coding sequence ATGAGATATTTTAACCTTACACAAATGAGGGCGACGAAGCTTGTCGCCTTCCTCGTTGTATGCATGGTAGTCATGTTAAGTGGCTGCAAGTCCACACCAGAAGAAAAAGCAGTCGTACTGTTGAAGGAGGATGCTAAATTGTATACAAATTCGTTGAAGCTGGAGCAAGAGTGGGAGGATTACGGGATCGGAGATCCTTTCATCATGCGTTACAACGGTAGGTTTTATTTGTATTGCAGTACAAAGGACTTTCGTCCGGGCATTAAAGCTTGGAGCTCCGAAAATTTAGTGGATTGGAAATATGAAGGACTAGTCACTGAAGACCCCATTACGACTGGGGCTTATGCACCTGAGGTCTTTTACTGGAATGGCAGCTTTTATTTATATACATCCCCGGCAGGCCAAGGGCATTATGTGCTGCAAAGCGACAGCCCAACGGGCCCTTTCGTCGTCAAAACCGAAAATCTCGGAAATTCTATCGATGGCTCTGTTTTTATTGACGATGACGGGAAATGGTATTTTACGAATGCAGGCACGCAAGGCATCGTTGCGCATGAAATGCCAGATCCATTAACGATTGATGTTGGCGTAACGACTAATGCATTTCTTGGACATTGGACAGAAGGTTCAATGATCTGGAAGAGAAATGGCCTTTACTATATGACGTATACGGGCAATCACGTATTTAGTAACGGTTATCGGGTGAACTACGCAGTATCCAAGGACGGGCCTTTCGGTGATTATACGATTCCTGCAAACAATCCGATCGTCATCAGCGTAAAGGATGAATTTAAAGGGCTTGGCCATAGTGCAACAGTGCTTGGGCCGAATATGGACTCTTATTATTTGACTTATCATAATCTGGTTGGACATTCTTCTGAAGGCCCGCCAGTACGTGAATTGAACATTGATCGACTTGCCTATAACGGTGATAAGCTGGTTGTTTTTGGTCCATCTCATGATCATATGCAGCCTGCGCCAGCAATGCCTACATTATATAGCTGGCTCACAGACGGCATTTCTTCAGAACAATGGGATGAATCATCATCCGCGGCTGAACAAAAGGTACTGAGTAAACTTTCGACGGAAGATGCGTTTATTGCGGAATACAACTTCAGATTGAATCTTTCGAACAGTGCAGTGGATAGCGGTACGATTGCAACTGTATTCTCTTATACAGATGAAGCTAATTATTCAGCAATCAAGTTGTGGCCAGGAAAACATGAGATTGGGTATGTAACGGTTCAAAATGGATCAGAGAAACAGCGTGCACAAGCACTGCTTCCTAATGAATTTGATTACTTGAAGCTGCATACGATTCGTGTCGAGCAGCGTGATGACACTGTTCTTGTCTTCTTCGACGGAATGAAAAAGATAGAGGAGCATACAGCTAAGCCGAGCAGCGGGAAAATTGGCTATATCGCCAATCAGTTGCAGCCAATTTATGAATATACAGCCTTTACGAATGAAGCAGGCGGCAGCAGTGATTTTGAGTCCTATAAGCCTGTGCCTGGGGCAATTGAGTCGGTTCATTATTTGAAGGAAGCTGATCGCGGCTTTCATTTGGAGCAGAAGCCATCCGAGACCAGTGATTTTAGGAAAGCAGACGGTGTACCGATTCGCAAGCTGGATGACGGCAGTTATTCCGTGAGCCTGCTGCAAGGCGGTGACTGGTTGAAATACAAGCTGAATGTGAAGGATCATGCGAAATACGGGATCGGCCTAACGCTTAAAAAGCCGGAGAAGGATGTTGTCTTGGAGTGGTCAATTAACGGCGGCGAAGCCGTGAAGACGAAGATCAAAACCGATGACCCAGCCTTTGTAGAAGGCACAGCGAAGCTTCGAATTGGAACAATCGAAATTGCGGCAGGTTTTCATGAGCTTAAGATAGAGCTGAAAGCTGGACCAGTGGAAATGCATTCATTTGAGCTGTTCGCTACAGACCTGCTGGATAAGGAGCAGCCGTTCCATTCATTATCCTCTCAAACGGGAATGGGGCTGTTTAGACAATCGGAGGATGATTATAGCGGCAGCGGCATAGATGATGACATGTTGTTTGCGGGCAGTGACAATTGGGACAATTATGAGCTGGCGTTTGATGTGCAGTTGAATGCAGAAACGGATATCGGAGGCGTTTTTGTTCGAGCTTCCAATGAATCCTACCATCCGGCTCAGGTTAGGGATGCAGTCATGGGCTATTACATCGGTATTTCTTCTTCGCAGCTGACTTTGAATCGGATGAACTATGATTCCAATTTAGTAGCTAGTGAAAGCGCAGAACTGGAAACCGGTAAAGCCTATTCGTTCAGAGTTGTTGCAAAAGACGGGAACATAAAAGTATTTCTGGGGGATGGCTCAACTCCAGTTATTAATTATACGGACCCTTATCCATTTTTGCATGGCAAGGTGGGCATTCGGTCAGAACGTTCAACAATGTTGTTCAACCATTTAATGATAAATCCGCTAAAAAAATAA
- a CDS encoding carbohydrate ABC transporter permease: MQQKRITNLWVALILCIGSIIMLAPFVWTISTSLKDQRNVFEIPPKWIPDPATFKNYVTAWNDSPLLSGFMNSMIIVVFVLVIGIFVSTMAAYAFAKIEFPFKDAIFLSLLGTMMIPFSVVMIPQFIGFSSINWTDTLLPLIVPGLFGNIVVIFFLRQYLAGGLPNELVEAAKLDGSGFFRTFWTIALPVAKPAIAAQAALSFMGIWNDFMGPLIYLSSPQKQTIQVLIASMQSQYMGSSNYPVILAASIISMVPVILVFFFCQRYFIESMAISGLKG, from the coding sequence ATGCAACAGAAACGAATAACAAACCTTTGGGTGGCATTAATTCTATGTATCGGCTCTATTATTATGCTGGCGCCGTTCGTTTGGACAATATCCACTTCATTAAAAGATCAACGCAACGTTTTTGAAATTCCGCCTAAATGGATTCCAGACCCGGCTACATTCAAAAACTATGTAACGGCTTGGAATGATTCTCCGTTGCTAAGCGGTTTTATGAATAGCATGATTATTGTCGTCTTTGTACTTGTCATTGGAATCTTCGTTTCAACAATGGCGGCATATGCATTCGCTAAGATTGAATTTCCGTTTAAAGATGCTATTTTTCTATCCTTGCTTGGCACGATGATGATTCCTTTTTCCGTCGTTATGATCCCTCAGTTTATTGGCTTCTCGTCAATTAATTGGACGGATACGCTTTTGCCGCTTATCGTACCCGGGTTATTTGGCAATATCGTCGTTATTTTCTTCCTGCGCCAATACTTGGCGGGAGGTTTGCCGAATGAGCTGGTGGAAGCAGCGAAGCTGGACGGCAGCGGTTTCTTCCGTACCTTCTGGACCATTGCACTGCCGGTTGCAAAACCTGCGATTGCAGCTCAAGCAGCGCTTAGCTTCATGGGCATTTGGAATGATTTTATGGGACCGCTTATTTATTTAAGCTCCCCGCAGAAACAAACCATTCAAGTTCTCATTGCTTCTATGCAATCACAATATATGGGATCTTCTAACTATCCGGTAATCTTGGCGGCATCGATTATATCGATGGTTCCAGTCATTCTTGTATTCTTTTTCTGCCAACGCTACTTTATCGAGTCTATGGCGATTAGCGGCTTAAAAGGTTAG